Proteins found in one Mustela lutreola isolate mMusLut2 chromosome 12, mMusLut2.pri, whole genome shotgun sequence genomic segment:
- the LOC131812851 gene encoding protein NipSnap homolog 3A-like, protein MLVLRSGLTRALAARTLAPQVCSSFATGPRQYDGTFYEFCTYCLKPSKMNEFLENIKKNIHLRTAHSELVGFWSVEFGGQVNKVFHIWKYDNFAHRTEVRKAVVKDKEWQQSFIPNLGLTDKQEIEITYLVPWCKLEKPAKEGVYELVSFQMKPGGPALWGDAFKRAINAHVDLGYSKLIGVFHTEYGELNRVHVLWWNASADSRAAGRHQSHEDPRVVAAVRESVNYLVSQQNMLLIPTSFSPLK, encoded by the exons GTGTGCTCATCTTTTGCTACGGGCCCAAGACAATACGATGGAACATTCTATGAATTTTGTACTTATTGCCTTAAGCCCTCAAAGATGAATGAGTTTctggaaaatattaagaaaaacatacatCTTCGGACAGCTCACTCTGAATTGGTTGGCTTCTGGAGTGTAGAATTTGGAGGCCAAGTGAATAAAGTGTTTCATATTTGGAAGTATG ATAATTTTGCCCATCGAACTGAAGTTCGGAAAGCTGTGGTCAAGGATAAGGAATGGCAACAATCTTTCATTCCAAATCTGGGTCTTACAGATAAACAAGAGATCGAGATTACTTACCTGGTACCCTGGTGCAAATTAGAAAAGCCTGCAAAAGAAG GAGTCTACGAACTGGTTAGTTTTCAGATGAAGCCCGGTGGGCCAGCTCTATGGGGCGATGCATTTAAAAGGGCAATTAATGCCCATGTGGATCTAGGCTACTCAAAACTAATTGGCGTTTTCCACACAGAATATGGAGAACTCAACAGAG TTCACGTTCTTTGGTGGAACGCGAGTGCAGACAGTCGTGCAGCTGGGCGACATCAGTCTCATGAGGATCCCAGGGTTGTGGCAGCTG TTCGGGAGAGTGTCAATTACCTCGTGTCTCAGCAGAATATGCTTCTGATTCCTACATCATTTTCACCTTTGAAATAG